The genomic segment GGAAGAACAGCAGGCTGAAAGTCTGCGAAAGATGTTTCTGGCTATGTCCAAGGATATTAGAGTAATTTTAATTAAGTTATCAGATAGGCTCCATAATATGAGAACTCTTGAATATTTATCCCAACAAAAGCAGGAGCGGATTGCTCGAGAAACTATAGAAATTTATGCTCCTTTAGCCCATAGGCTAGGAATTTCAACCTTGAAGTGGGAACTAGAGGATTTAAGTTTTAAGCATTTAGAACCAAATAAGTATTATGAATTGTCCAATAAAGTAAGTAAGAATCGTGATGAACGGGAAGAGTATATTGATAGATGTATTTCTAAGGTAGAAAAGAGATTAAATTTAGAAGGAATTGACGCCCATATCTATGGACGTCCCAAGCATCTATACAGTATCTATCAGAAGATGAAGCGGAAGAATAAAGAGCTATCTGAAATCTATGATTTAGTTGCTCTGCGGGTTATTGTAAATGATGTTCAAGAATGTTATCAGGTATTGGGAAATATCCATGAAATCTGGAATCCGATACCGGGAAGAATTAAAGATTACATAGCTATGCCTAAGTCGAATATGTATCAATCACTACATACTACAGTTATCGGTCCTAAAGGAGAACCATTAGAGATTCAGATTAGAACCTGGGATATGCATCGGACTGCTGAATATGGAGTTGCTGCTCACTGGCGCTATAAAGAAGGAAAGAAGAATAATGAAAAAGCAGCTAAAAAGATTTCCTGGTTAAGACAGCTTCTAGAGTGGCAGAAAGATCTTCAGGATGCTACAGAATTTATGGAGACTTTAAAGGTGGATCTGTTTGAGGATGAAGTCTTTGTCTTTACTCCTCAAGGAGATGTGATTTCTCTACCTAGGGATGCAACTCCAGTGGATTTTGCTTATAATATTCATACTGAAGTAGGCCACAGCTGTGTGGGGGCTAAAGTTAATGACAAATTAGTTCCGCTGGAATATAAACTCGAGAATGGCGATATAGTTGAGATTCTTACTTCAAAGAACAGCGGTCCTAGCCGGGATTGGCTGAACTTTATTAAGACTTCCCGGGCCAAAAGTAAGATTAAGCGCTGGTTCAAACAGCAGCGGCGTGATGAGGCAATTGATAAGGGAAAGGATAGCTTAGAAGAGAAATTAAATAAGTATAATATTCAATTCAAAGAAGAAGAAAAGAAAGCAAAATTAAAGAATATAGCACAGAAGCTGGGTCGTTCCAGCATTAAGGATCTATATGCTGCCATCGGTTATAATAAAGTTAAGACTTCTCAGGTGATTAGTAAGCTGCGTCCTGAAGATGAGAAGAAGGATAAGGCTCCAGAAGAGATATTAAAGAAACTTAAAGAAAAAACAAAGACTAAACGCAAAAGTAAGGCAGATAAAGGCATTAAAGTTAAGGGCATGGAAGGTCTCTTAGTTCGAATTGCTAAATGCTGTAATCCGGTGCCTGGTGATGAGATTGTAGGCTATATCACCAGGGGGCGCGGGGTTTCTATTCACCGCCGTGACTGCTCCAATATAAAGAATTTATTGGATGAACATGAAGAACGAGAAATAGAAGTGGAATGGAATATTAAACAGGAGACATCTTATGAAGTCGCCTTAGAGATTGAAGCACTAAATCAGCATGCACTTTTGAATGACTTAACAAATGTGATATCCAATGCCCAATTAAGTATTACAACTATTAATGCTCAGACGACTAAAGATGGCTTTGCCCATATTTATCTTGTAATTGAGATCAGCAGTTTAGACCATATGAATGATATTATGAATAAACTTAACAGAATTGAAGGAGTTTTGGATGTTCAGCGGGCAAATCCTAATTAATCTTACTAGTTAGGAGGGAAAAAAATGCGGGCTATAGTTCAACGCGTTGAAGATGCTGCTGTAAGAGTAGAGAATGAAGTGATAGCAGATATAGATCAGGGATTACTTGTATTTCTAGGAATTAAAGATGGAGATACTGAAGAGGACATTTCTTATTTGATTGACAAGATAGTTAATCTCAGAATCTTTTCCAATCAGAAAGGAAAGATGGATCTTTCCGTTAAGGATTTGGATTTAGAAGTTTTAGTTGTACCTCAATTTACACTTTATGGCGACTGCCGGAGCGGCAAACGACCGGATTTTACAGCGGCTGCTTCTCCAAAAGAAGCCAAAGAACTTTTTAAAAAATTTATAGACGAAATAAAAGAAACTTCTATAGAAGTTGGAACAGGCGAGTTTGGAGCCATGATGGAAGTTGATTTCATTAATGATGGTCCAGTAACAATTATGTTGGATAGCAATAAGGAGTTTTAAAATTTTTAAAGAGTGGAGGGAATTAATATAGAATGATTGTCAAGAAGATACCAGTAGGTTCTTTAGGTGCAAATTGTTATATGCTAGGAGATGAAGAATCAGGAAAGGCTATTGTAATAGACCCCGGAGCTGAAGGAGCAAAGATTCTAGATTTAGTTAATGAGTTGAGTTTAGAACTTAAGTATATAGTTAATACTCACGGTCATTATGACCATATTGGTGCTAATCAATTTCTATTACAGAAAAGTCAGTCTAAACTTTTGATTCATCAAGATGACAGCGAATTTTTGGTTGATCCCAAGAAGAATTTAAGCTCTCTTAGTATTTCAGGTAAGATTGAAGGGCCAAAAGCGGATAGATTGTTA from the Acetohalobium arabaticum DSM 5501 genome contains:
- a CDS encoding RelA/SpoT family protein; protein product: MALEDLIEKIESYINDPDLELITKAYKFAKDAHEGQYRVSGEPFVEHPLGVALIMAELELDIISITGALLHDVVEDTEVSFAQLRNEFGEEITLLVNGVTKLSKIAFKSREEQQAESLRKMFLAMSKDIRVILIKLSDRLHNMRTLEYLSQQKQERIARETIEIYAPLAHRLGISTLKWELEDLSFKHLEPNKYYELSNKVSKNRDEREEYIDRCISKVEKRLNLEGIDAHIYGRPKHLYSIYQKMKRKNKELSEIYDLVALRVIVNDVQECYQVLGNIHEIWNPIPGRIKDYIAMPKSNMYQSLHTTVIGPKGEPLEIQIRTWDMHRTAEYGVAAHWRYKEGKKNNEKAAKKISWLRQLLEWQKDLQDATEFMETLKVDLFEDEVFVFTPQGDVISLPRDATPVDFAYNIHTEVGHSCVGAKVNDKLVPLEYKLENGDIVEILTSKNSGPSRDWLNFIKTSRAKSKIKRWFKQQRRDEAIDKGKDSLEEKLNKYNIQFKEEEKKAKLKNIAQKLGRSSIKDLYAAIGYNKVKTSQVISKLRPEDEKKDKAPEEILKKLKEKTKTKRKSKADKGIKVKGMEGLLVRIAKCCNPVPGDEIVGYITRGRGVSIHRRDCSNIKNLLDEHEEREIEVEWNIKQETSYEVALEIEALNQHALLNDLTNVISNAQLSITTINAQTTKDGFAHIYLVIEISSLDHMNDIMNKLNRIEGVLDVQRANPN
- the dtd gene encoding D-aminoacyl-tRNA deacylase, with translation MRAIVQRVEDAAVRVENEVIADIDQGLLVFLGIKDGDTEEDISYLIDKIVNLRIFSNQKGKMDLSVKDLDLEVLVVPQFTLYGDCRSGKRPDFTAAASPKEAKELFKKFIDEIKETSIEVGTGEFGAMMEVDFINDGPVTIMLDSNKEF
- a CDS encoding MBL fold metallo-hydrolase, yielding MIVKKIPVGSLGANCYMLGDEESGKAIVIDPGAEGAKILDLVNELSLELKYIVNTHGHYDHIGANQFLLQKSQSKLLIHQDDSEFLVDPKKNLSSLSISGKIEGPKADRLLTEGDEISCGKWELEVIHTPGHTPGGITLLGNGKLFVGDTIFARGVGRTDFPYGSKEVLMESIQEKLLPLADELEVFPGHGPKGKLGEIKASNPFL